Within the [Enterobacter] lignolyticus SCF1 genome, the region AGGCCAGCAGGACAACGCCGAGCAGGGTGCCGATAAGCGTACCGCGCCCGCCGCTCATGCTGGTGCCGCCGAGCACCACCGCCGCCAGCACCGTCAGCTCGAAACCGAGCAGCGAGTTGGGCGCCACCGACTGGGTTATCTGCGCCTGCACCACGGCGGCGATACCGGCAAGAATGCCCATGTAGCCGTAGACGTAAAAATGCAGCTTCAGCAGGTTCAGCCCCAGGCGCGACGCCGCATCGCGGTTTCCGCCCATGGCGTAAATTTGTCGGCCAAGGCGGGTGCGGTTCATCAGTACGGCGGTAAAGAGGATGGTGCCCGCCAGGCACAGCAGCGGCAGGGTCAGGCCGTAGTCGTAGCCGTCCGCCGCGGTGAAGGAGAACCAGTTGATGCCGGCCATGAACCAGTCCGGAAAGCCGTACAGCCAGGTGCCTTTCGTGGCGTACACCAGCAGCCCGTAGTAGACGTTCAGGGTGGCGATGGTGATGATAATTGCCGGAACGCGCAGCCAGTAAACCAGAAAGCCGTTGAGCAGCCCGAGCAGCAGCCCGACTGCGATGGCGATAGCCAGCGCCAGCGCGAAGTTGCCGCCGTGGGCGATGACCCAGCTTGCCATCACGTACTGGGCGATCGCCGTCATCGCCGGAAAGGAGATATCGATACCGCCGGAAATCAGCACCACGAACAGCCCGCAGGCGAGAATGCCGAGGATGGCATAGCTGGTGGCGACGTCCGTCAGGTTGCCGAGCGAAAGAAACTCGTCGGTTCCCACGCTCAGGCCAACCGCCAGCGCGACCACCAGCAGCCCCAGCCAGAATTCATGTTGCCCGACCAGACGGGAGAGACGTACGTTATTCATTGACCACCTCAGCAATCTCCGCTTCGCTACAGCGATGGGGATTAAACTCCGCGACCAGCTCGCCGCGGCGCATCACCAGCACTCGGTGGCTGTTGTAATACGCTTCCGGGATTTCATCGCAGATCATCAGCACCGCCATCCCCTGTTCCGCGAGGCTGCGGGCTATCTGATAAATACCTTCTTTATTGGCGATATCGACGCCGACGGTCGGGGAGTCGAGAATCAGTATCCGCGGATGCGTCGCCACCCACTTGGCGATGGCAATGCGCTGGGCGTTGCCGCCGGACAGGGTTTTTACCGGCAGCTGCGGATCGGAGACCTTAATGTTCAGCTCGCGAATCAGGTCGGCGACCAGCGTTTGCGCTTTATCATGGTCGAGCAGGCCGCTGCGGGTATGGAGCTTATCGAACACCGTGACGATGGTGTTATCGTAGATAGACTGTTCCATGATAAGCCCCTGGGTCAGGCGGTCCTCCGAGACGTAGCCGATACCGCGCCGGATAGCGTCATGGTTGTTGCGAAACGTCACCCGCTCGCCGTTAATGCGGATATCGCCGCTTTCCGGATGCGTCATACCGAACAGGCTCAGGCACAGCTCGGTGCGTCCGGCGCCCAGCAGACCGACGATCGACACAATTTCGCCGCGATTAAGCGACAGGCTGATGTTGCGGTATTTTCCCTTGCGGCTGAGGTTGCGCAGCTCCAGCATCGGCGTGCTTTCCACCGGCGGTTTTTCGGCCAGCGGGCTGTAGTGAAAACGCTGTCCGGTCATCTGGAAGGCCAGCTCGTGGCTGTCGAGCGCCTGGGCCGGAAAGGTGCCGACGAGTTTACCGTCGCGCATGACGCTGATGCGGTCCGCCACCTCCATTACCTCGTCGAGGCGGTGGCTGACGAAGACCACGCAAATGCCTGCGGTTTTCAGCTCGTTGACCACCCGCAGCAGGCCGTTAACCTCCTGGCGGGTCAACGAAGCGGTCGGCTCATCCATGATAACCAGCCGGGCGTCCGCGGCGATAGCGCGGCAAATAGCGACCAGCTGGCGGTCGGCAATCGACAGTTTTTCCACTTTTTTATCCGGATCGATGGTCACGCCGATGCGCTTCATCGCCGCCAGCGCCTGCTGCTTCATGGCGCCGCGGCGGACCCAGATATCCCCGCCCGGCAGGTAGCGGTTGACGGCAATGTTCTCCGCCACGCTGAAGTTAGGAAATAGCGAAAGATCCTGGTAGATAACCTGAATACCGTAATGGGCGGAGAGCTGCGGCGTCAGATGGTGGAACAGCTTACCGTCGAGCTGAATCTGCGCCCCTTTCTCCGGCTGATAGACGCCGGAGATCACTTTTATAATGGTGCTTTTACCGCAGCCGTTCTGCCCCGCCAGACAGTGGACCTCCCCTTTTTTTAGCGTCAGGTTCACGTTATCCAGCGCCAGCACGCCCGGGAATTGTTTGCTGATATTCTCAAGAGTGATAAATGCGGTGGTGTCTGTCATGGACAATACCCCTGCGAGCGCCCCGAAGGGCGCGACTGTGCGTCTTAGCGATATTGCCGGCCAGACGGCCGGCATTGTGGTTCCCTGGTGTTGGCTGAGGGCCTTAGAAACCGAGCGATTGTGCGTTGTCTTTCGTGACTTCGAGGATCTTGTTAAAGCGGATCACTTTCTTATCCATGTCGACATCGGCTTTCCCTAAACCGTCAATAGTCAGATCGGGCGTTACGGCTTTGCCCTTCAGCAGCTGGTCGGCGACCGTCACCAGCGCGTAGCCGGCATCTTTCGGATCCCACAGCAGCGCTTTTTTGATATCGCCGCGCATCAGGTAAGGCGCTGCCTGACCCGGCATGGCGATGCCGACGACGGCGACTTTATCCTTAGCGCGTTTTTTCTGCACCGCCTGGCCTGCGCCAATGGGGCCCAGAGAGCCAAAGCCGATGATCCCTTTCATTTGCGGATAGGTTTTCATCAGATCAAGCGTTGTGGAATAGGACTTATCGATGCTTTCCGCCACCGGCAGGCGCGAGGTGACTTCAAACATATCCGGATACTTTTCTTTCTGGTACTTGATGGCGGCATCAGCCCACGCGTTGTGCAGCGGCACGGTTAAGGAGCCAACATAAATGGCGTAACCGCCTTTGCCGCCCATATCCTTCGCCAGCTCATCAACGTTGGCCTGCGCGTATTTTTGGCTATCGATAGTTTCGATATCCCACTGACCGATTTGCTGATCCGGGGATTCGTGGGTCAACACGACGATGCCCTTATCGCGCGCTTTTTTCAGCACCGGCTCCAGCACTTTCGCGTCGTTTGGCACCACGATAATTGCGTTAACGTTCTTGGCGATCAGATCTTCAATAACCTTCACCTGCTGGGCAGGATCCGGGGTAGAAGGCCCGGTCTGATAGGCGTTGACGTCGAGCTTTTTCGCGGCGTCGTTGACGCCGACTTCCATACGGTTAAACCAGGGAATTCCGGTGACTTTCGCCACCACTGCGATTTCATACTTTTCCGCCGCAAAGGATGTACCGGACAACATGCATGCAGAAACCAGAGTTGCGCTGAGTAATGCGAGTTTGAATTTCATCGTTGTACCTTTTGGGAAGACAGAGGCATGTCACGGGGAGAAGGTTATCAACGAAGGGAAGAGGGGAAGAATCGCAGTTTGAAAAAATGTGATAAATGCCCAACGGTGTGATTATCTGGATAAATTAGTGTTAAATAACGGTTAATTTTTATTATTGTTGTACTTTTTGTAAGGTCTATAATGTTGCAAATCAAGAGTTATGAAACTTTGATTTAACATTTAATTATCATTTGACGGTTGCAACGGCGCTATATTTCGCCCATCGGGAGTCGTCGCCGCTAAAAATGTTTCTATTTTGTGAACTGAATCGAGCAAAGCGACGACGGCATTCCGGCCAGGGGATTACCGTTCGTTCAGCTGCGATTCCACATACAGGTAGCCGATGCCCAGAATCTGCTGTGCGCGATTCAGGGTTCCGAAACCGATGTGGGTGGCTTTCGCCCGCGGGCCGTCATCCCGGTCAAAGGGGTTAAAGCCCGTTTGCCGGATGATGGTGCTGAGCCAGCTGTCCCCGAAGG harbors:
- a CDS encoding sugar ABC transporter ATP-binding protein; translated protein: MTDTTAFITLENISKQFPGVLALDNVNLTLKKGEVHCLAGQNGCGKSTIIKVISGVYQPEKGAQIQLDGKLFHHLTPQLSAHYGIQVIYQDLSLFPNFSVAENIAVNRYLPGGDIWVRRGAMKQQALAAMKRIGVTIDPDKKVEKLSIADRQLVAICRAIAADARLVIMDEPTASLTRQEVNGLLRVVNELKTAGICVVFVSHRLDEVMEVADRISVMRDGKLVGTFPAQALDSHELAFQMTGQRFHYSPLAEKPPVESTPMLELRNLSRKGKYRNISLSLNRGEIVSIVGLLGAGRTELCLSLFGMTHPESGDIRINGERVTFRNNHDAIRRGIGYVSEDRLTQGLIMEQSIYDNTIVTVFDKLHTRSGLLDHDKAQTLVADLIRELNIKVSDPQLPVKTLSGGNAQRIAIAKWVATHPRILILDSPTVGVDIANKEGIYQIARSLAEQGMAVLMICDEIPEAYYNSHRVLVMRRGELVAEFNPHRCSEAEIAEVVNE
- a CDS encoding ABC transporter permease, translating into MNNVRLSRLVGQHEFWLGLLVVALAVGLSVGTDEFLSLGNLTDVATSYAILGILACGLFVVLISGGIDISFPAMTAIAQYVMASWVIAHGGNFALALAIAIAVGLLLGLLNGFLVYWLRVPAIIITIATLNVYYGLLVYATKGTWLYGFPDWFMAGINWFSFTAADGYDYGLTLPLLCLAGTILFTAVLMNRTRLGRQIYAMGGNRDAASRLGLNLLKLHFYVYGYMGILAGIAAVVQAQITQSVAPNSLLGFELTVLAAVVLGGTSMSGGRGTLIGTLLGVVLLAFLQNGLTLLGVSSYWHTVFSGAIILVSISATAWNEKRKLAREL
- a CDS encoding autoinducer 2 ABC transporter substrate-binding protein, which produces MKFKLALLSATLVSACMLSGTSFAAEKYEIAVVAKVTGIPWFNRMEVGVNDAAKKLDVNAYQTGPSTPDPAQQVKVIEDLIAKNVNAIIVVPNDAKVLEPVLKKARDKGIVVLTHESPDQQIGQWDIETIDSQKYAQANVDELAKDMGGKGGYAIYVGSLTVPLHNAWADAAIKYQKEKYPDMFEVTSRLPVAESIDKSYSTTLDLMKTYPQMKGIIGFGSLGPIGAGQAVQKKRAKDKVAVVGIAMPGQAAPYLMRGDIKKALLWDPKDAGYALVTVADQLLKGKAVTPDLTIDGLGKADVDMDKKVIRFNKILEVTKDNAQSLGF